The window AGCGTGTCGCCGACGAGATTAAAGGCGAGCACGGTCAAAAACAGCGTGATCGCGGGAATGAAGGCGAGCTGTGGCGCGACCTCGAGGCTCTCGCGCCCCTCCCCGATCATACTGCCCCAGCTTGAAATCGGCGGCGGCACGCCGAGACCTAAAAATGACAGCGAGCCTTCGACGACGATGGTGACGGCGACCCCGAGCAGAAAGAAGGCCAATAGCGGCAGGAGCACATTGGGCAGCAGTTCGCGCAGCAGGATGCGCGCATGGGTCGCGCCGAGCGCCTGCGCCGCAATGACGAATTCACGCCGCGCCAGTGTCAGCGTCGCGGCGCGGGCGACCCGCATGAAGGCGGGAATGCCGAGCACGCCGATAATGATGGTGATATTCAACACGGATTGACCGAGATAGGCGGTCACCGCCAGCGCCAGGATCAACGGCGGAAACGCCAG is drawn from Bradyrhizobium lablabi and contains these coding sequences:
- a CDS encoding ABC transporter permease, coding for MATLELRIDEDVATGSVARTRRLGLLFWMAVGWMIFVFAAAALANVLPLPSPTDMDMLERRAPASFLHWLGTDGLGRDELARLIYGARISLTVGLCAPVIGLTIGGALGILAGYFRGRFESFVVGSMDVLLAFPPLILALAVTAYLGQSVLNITIIIGVLGIPAFMRVARAATLTLARREFVIAAQALGATHARILLRELLPNVLLPLLAFFLLGVAVTIVVEGSLSFLGLGVPPPISSWGSMIGEGRESLEVAPQLAFIPAITLFLTVLAFNLVGDTLKALTDPRQSAL